From Pseudanabaena sp. PCC 6802, one genomic window encodes:
- a CDS encoding AI-2E family transporter yields MRQSPSSRSSSQPWQALKNSAMLRFLLLFGCSWATVLLINYFYGTIALFAAAGIFAALLNYPVVWLSRYMPRQLAIAITFIVTLGLLIGAITLLGLEVLNQGQSLVTQLKESLDSHNFPPFRDLPNKLDIEKVIATLQTGLTTGLGIVQGIFSSVFIGIFGAVISLYMLIDGDKLWRSFLKLLPAACRDRFAQTFQQSFLGFLRGQLLLMLFLSIATFIVFSLLGVRYSLILAAIVGVLDAIPGVGATLGVLVVTLLVFASQGGDIAIKVVIACILLQQIQDNFVHPKVMGDALELNPVLLFLALFIGERVAGLLGVFLAIPIAGTIAAWLRAARAESKHVLEEVPESVVEPSERLD; encoded by the coding sequence ATGCGCCAGTCTCCATCTTCCCGATCGTCATCCCAACCGTGGCAAGCCCTTAAGAACTCAGCCATGCTGCGTTTTCTGTTGCTGTTTGGCTGCAGTTGGGCCACTGTACTGTTGATTAACTATTTCTACGGTACGATCGCTCTCTTTGCCGCTGCCGGTATCTTTGCCGCGCTGCTAAATTATCCGGTGGTCTGGCTGTCGCGTTATATGCCCAGGCAACTGGCGATCGCCATCACCTTTATTGTGACTCTAGGTTTGCTGATCGGGGCGATTACGTTGCTCGGATTGGAAGTATTGAATCAGGGACAGAGTTTGGTAACCCAGCTTAAAGAGTCGTTGGATAGCCACAACTTTCCGCCCTTTCGGGATTTACCGAACAAGCTGGACATTGAAAAGGTAATTGCCACACTACAAACAGGTTTGACTACTGGTTTAGGCATCGTACAAGGCATCTTTTCCAGCGTCTTTATAGGGATTTTTGGGGCAGTAATCAGTTTGTATATGCTGATTGATGGTGACAAACTGTGGCGGTCATTTCTCAAACTTTTGCCAGCCGCATGCCGCGATCGCTTCGCTCAAACCTTCCAGCAAAGTTTTCTAGGATTTTTACGCGGACAACTGTTGTTGATGCTATTTTTATCGATCGCCACTTTCATTGTCTTCTCACTCCTGGGAGTTCGCTATTCCCTGATCCTGGCTGCGATCGTCGGTGTGCTCGATGCTATTCCTGGGGTTGGCGCTACTCTGGGAGTTCTGGTTGTCACTCTGCTAGTCTTCGCTTCTCAAGGCGGCGATATCGCCATCAAAGTTGTGATTGCCTGCATTTTGCTCCAGCAAATCCAGGATAATTTTGTGCATCCCAAAGTTATGGGGGATGCGCTGGAATTAAATCCGGTGTTGTTGTTTCTAGCCTTGTTTATTGGCGAACGAGTGGCTGGATTGTTGGGCGTTTTTCTTGCCATTCCGATCGCTGGCACGATCGCCGCGTGGTTGCGGGCAGCCAGAGCAGAATCAAAGCACGTTCTCGAAGAAGTCCCAGAGAGCGTTGTCGAGCCATCGGAACGTCTTGACTAA
- a CDS encoding transglutaminase family protein, which yields MAVIYDLEHVTTYSYRNPVGFGEHRAIFLPGAGFVGRILSYTLETNIPSKVRWMMDTLSNNVALIEFSEPAKELSVTYRLRGEHFGIKAIADFPLEARAIEIPVQYTPDEWTDLAVFMRPHAEDPDGSLASWTKSFVAGDRDDTLDVLQRMMDAIWNDLTYQAREVEGTQSPSETLRLGSGTCRDYAWLMIEALRRLGLACRFVSGYLYDSSLDGGDVGMTGAGATHAWLQVYLPGAGWRAYDPTNRITAGFDLIRVAIARHPGQVIPLSGSWFGNAEDYLGMDVQVKIRKLAKLPEFEEE from the coding sequence ATGGCTGTCATTTACGATCTCGAACACGTCACGACTTACAGTTATCGCAATCCCGTCGGGTTTGGCGAACATCGCGCTATCTTTTTACCTGGCGCAGGCTTTGTCGGTCGCATCTTGAGCTACACGCTAGAAACCAATATTCCGTCAAAAGTCCGCTGGATGATGGATACCCTTTCCAACAATGTAGCCCTGATCGAATTCAGCGAACCCGCCAAAGAACTGAGCGTTACTTATCGACTGCGGGGCGAGCATTTTGGCATCAAGGCGATCGCCGATTTTCCCCTAGAAGCGCGAGCCATAGAAATTCCAGTACAGTACACGCCGGATGAGTGGACCGATCTGGCTGTCTTTATGCGTCCCCACGCCGAAGATCCCGACGGTAGCCTCGCGTCCTGGACAAAAAGCTTTGTAGCTGGAGATCGAGACGATACCCTTGATGTCCTGCAACGGATGATGGATGCGATCTGGAACGATCTGACCTATCAGGCCCGAGAGGTAGAGGGAACTCAGTCCCCGTCAGAAACGTTGCGCCTCGGGTCTGGCACCTGCCGGGATTATGCCTGGTTGATGATTGAGGCATTGCGACGTTTGGGTCTAGCCTGTCGCTTTGTCAGCGGCTATCTCTACGATTCGTCCCTGGATGGCGGTGACGTTGGCATGACGGGGGCAGGGGCAACCCATGCCTGGTTGCAGGTCTACCTGCCGGGAGCGGGCTGGCGAGCCTACGACCCAACGAACCGAATTACCGCTGGCTTCGATCTGATCCGCGTAGCGATCGCCCGCCATCCGGGGCAAGTCATTCCCCTCTCGGGTTCGTGGTTTGGCAATGCCGAGGATTATCTGGGGATGGACGTGCAGGTGAAGATTCGCAAGCTGGCCAAGCTACCTGAGTTTGAGGAGGAGTAG
- a CDS encoding SLC13 family permease — MNPELAIVLILLGAAIAMFAINKPRMDAVALIVMTVLPLTGVISINEALAGFSDPNIVLIAALFVVGEGLVRTGVAQRLGDWLIARAGTAEVRLIVLLMFVVAGLGSVMSSTGVVAIFIPIVLRICQNTGISASRLMMPLSCAALISGMLTLVATAPNLVVNSELARHGVAGFRFFSFTPFGLPILVLGILYMTFARRWLVAKIHQKDGSSSRPNLRQWIEEYKLRDREHRVRLTERSPLVGKTIEELNLRRTAGANIVAIERSRRFSKDLIAPSARTELQADDVLLVDLFAPSNNLEALHQQFGLEALPLTGDYFSDRSQEIGMAEVFIPANSNAIDKTILELRFRRRYGLTVVGLRRGKTCIRRGLLTEPLKLGDTLLLIGTWKAIEKLRSDTTELILLNLPVELDDVLPAAKRAPQAIFCLLLTIALMVSGAVPNVQAALIGCLLMGALRCLDLNSAYRSIHWSSLVLIVGMLPFSIALQKTGGVDLAADALIRAIGGASSYIVLGSLFAITAVLGLFISNTATAVLMAPVALAIADELKASPYPFAMIVALAASTAFMTPISSPVNTLVVVPGRYAFEDFVRVGVPFSLIVMVVCVILVPWLLPLY; from the coding sequence ATGAACCCTGAACTTGCCATTGTCCTGATTCTGCTAGGGGCAGCGATCGCGATGTTCGCGATTAACAAACCCCGCATGGATGCCGTCGCCTTGATCGTGATGACCGTGTTGCCCTTAACTGGAGTAATTAGCATAAACGAGGCTCTGGCAGGCTTCAGCGATCCCAACATCGTGCTAATTGCAGCTCTGTTTGTTGTGGGGGAGGGACTGGTGCGTACGGGTGTCGCCCAAAGACTTGGGGACTGGTTGATCGCAAGGGCAGGCACTGCCGAAGTGCGCCTGATCGTCCTGCTGATGTTCGTGGTGGCTGGCTTAGGCTCGGTGATGAGTTCGACGGGTGTTGTCGCCATCTTTATTCCGATTGTGCTTCGCATCTGTCAAAACACGGGTATCTCAGCCAGTCGCCTGATGATGCCGCTCAGTTGTGCTGCACTGATCAGCGGCATGCTAACCCTGGTTGCTACAGCTCCTAACCTGGTTGTCAACAGCGAACTTGCCCGGCATGGTGTAGCAGGCTTTCGTTTCTTTAGCTTTACCCCCTTTGGATTACCCATTCTGGTACTGGGCATCCTCTACATGACCTTTGCCCGTCGTTGGCTTGTTGCTAAAATCCATCAGAAGGACGGATCGTCCAGCCGTCCAAACCTGCGCCAATGGATTGAGGAATACAAACTGAGAGATCGAGAGCACCGGGTTCGCCTCACCGAGCGATCGCCTCTCGTGGGCAAAACCATTGAGGAACTTAATCTGCGACGTACAGCAGGAGCCAACATTGTCGCGATCGAACGCAGTCGCAGATTTTCTAAGGATCTGATCGCTCCCTCAGCAAGGACAGAGTTACAAGCTGATGATGTGCTGCTGGTCGATCTGTTTGCACCAAGTAATAACCTGGAGGCACTGCATCAGCAATTTGGTCTGGAGGCACTGCCTCTCACGGGCGACTACTTTAGCGATCGGTCTCAGGAGATTGGCATGGCTGAGGTCTTTATCCCCGCCAATTCTAATGCGATCGACAAAACCATCCTTGAATTGAGATTTCGCAGGCGCTATGGTCTAACGGTTGTGGGTCTGCGTCGAGGTAAAACCTGTATCCGGCGAGGTCTGCTGACAGAACCTCTCAAATTAGGCGACACGCTGCTGCTAATCGGAACTTGGAAGGCGATCGAGAAGCTGCGCTCTGATACGACAGAATTGATTTTGCTCAACCTCCCTGTCGAACTCGACGATGTGTTGCCAGCAGCAAAACGCGCTCCTCAAGCCATTTTTTGCTTGCTCCTGACGATCGCACTGATGGTTAGTGGAGCCGTCCCCAACGTCCAGGCTGCTTTAATCGGTTGTTTGCTGATGGGAGCTTTGCGCTGCCTCGATCTCAACAGTGCTTATCGTTCAATTCACTGGTCTAGTCTGGTGTTGATTGTTGGCATGTTGCCATTTTCGATCGCGCTCCAAAAAACTGGCGGAGTCGATCTGGCAGCCGATGCCTTGATCCGTGCGATCGGGGGAGCGAGTTCATACATAGTGCTTGGCAGCTTGTTTGCGATTACTGCGGTGCTGGGGCTATTCATTTCCAATACTGCCACTGCCGTACTGATGGCTCCGGTGGCACTGGCGATCGCCGATGAGTTAAAAGCCTCCCCCTACCCGTTCGCGATGATTGTGGCACTGGCGGCTTCCACAGCCTTCATGACCCCCATCTCTTCTCCGGTTAATACCCTGGTGGTCGTCCCCGGTCGTTACGCCTTTGAAGACTTCGTGCGCGTTGGGGTGCCGTTCTCCCTGATTGTGATGGTTGTTTGCGTGATTCTGGTGCCCTGGTTGCTGCCGCTTTACTAA
- the glsA gene encoding glutaminase A: MLSPISTGQLPSPNFVQSLVEEAHDRFRSVAEGQNAEYIPALARVPRDLFGICVVGANGDIFLAGDTNYEFSIQSVSKPFVFALICQAIGEDEARDKLGVNSTGLPFNSAIALERIDEGTSNPMVNAGAIAATSLAPGDTAEEKWQFIHRELSRFAGRTLTLNEEVYQSEAATNQRNMGIAKLLQAYDRIFFDPIAATDVYTKQCSLNVTAKDLAVMAATLANGGVNPITQEQIIHPIHCQHVLAVMVTAGLYENSGDWLYETGLPGKSGVSGGLMTVSPGKGGMGTFAPPLDAAGNSVKGQLVTKFLSERLGLNLFASKPLEPS; the protein is encoded by the coding sequence ATGCTTTCACCCATATCCACCGGACAGTTGCCCTCTCCCAATTTCGTGCAGTCATTAGTGGAAGAGGCGCACGATCGCTTCCGGTCAGTAGCTGAAGGGCAAAATGCCGAGTATATCCCAGCCTTAGCGAGAGTCCCCCGCGATTTATTTGGGATCTGTGTGGTGGGGGCGAATGGCGATATTTTTCTGGCTGGAGACACCAACTATGAGTTTTCGATTCAAAGCGTGTCTAAACCGTTTGTGTTTGCGCTGATTTGTCAGGCGATCGGTGAAGACGAGGCACGAGATAAGTTGGGGGTCAATAGTACGGGACTGCCGTTTAATTCGGCGATCGCCCTGGAACGGATTGACGAAGGGACGAGTAATCCGATGGTGAATGCGGGGGCGATCGCCGCGACCAGTCTGGCACCGGGCGATACAGCCGAAGAAAAGTGGCAGTTTATTCACCGCGAGTTGTCCCGCTTTGCTGGTAGAACTCTGACTTTAAATGAAGAAGTTTATCAGTCTGAGGCAGCAACCAATCAGCGGAATATGGGGATTGCCAAACTACTTCAAGCATACGATCGCATCTTCTTTGACCCGATCGCCGCCACGGATGTCTACACCAAACAATGCTCTCTCAACGTCACCGCGAAAGACCTGGCAGTGATGGCGGCTACCCTGGCTAATGGAGGAGTCAATCCCATCACGCAGGAACAGATTATTCACCCGATCCACTGTCAACATGTGTTAGCCGTCATGGTCACTGCCGGACTCTACGAAAATTCTGGCGATTGGTTGTACGAAACCGGGCTGCCAGGCAAAAGTGGAGTCAGCGGTGGATTGATGACAGTCTCCCCTGGCAAAGGTGGGATGGGCACGTTCGCCCCCCCGCTTGATGCTGCTGGCAATAGCGTCAAAGGTCAACTGGTGACAAAGTTCCTTTCCGAACGATTGGGACTCAATTTATTTGCATCAAAACCACTCGAACCATCGTGA
- a CDS encoding YihY/virulence factor BrkB family protein → MFQYFRDRILPTKPVQLLIQTGLKWHQDDCSSMAAALSYYALFSLFPILLVLLSILGQWIEPGSATFELIRKNVESSLPAEVYKTIEGTIAALRESRTGAGIIGFGLLLYSASTVFAALNNFVQKIWRVSGQDSIRGTVISFALNQLLSFLLVFGTTSLLFASLISDIAIQCVLKLVATFRETFAFVHVDELEVTRGLQVGSSLSILAIACCILFKILPSTRAAWQDTWLGALLSAGLLVGLLRLAGDSIISIGGHYLSYGVIGGAMILLLWLYLTCQIFLFGCEFSYTYAHLFGSRRNL, encoded by the coding sequence ATGTTTCAATACTTTCGCGATCGCATTCTGCCTACTAAACCCGTTCAGTTGCTGATTCAAACGGGATTGAAATGGCATCAAGACGACTGTTCCAGCATGGCAGCAGCCTTATCGTACTACGCCTTGTTTTCGCTATTCCCAATTCTGCTCGTGCTGCTCAGCATCCTTGGTCAATGGATCGAGCCTGGATCGGCCACATTTGAGCTAATACGGAAAAACGTTGAGAGTTCGTTGCCCGCAGAAGTCTATAAAACAATCGAGGGAACGATCGCAGCGCTGCGCGAAAGCAGGACTGGGGCAGGCATCATTGGGTTTGGGCTATTGTTGTATTCTGCCAGTACTGTCTTTGCGGCACTCAATAATTTTGTCCAAAAGATTTGGCGAGTCAGCGGACAGGATTCCATTCGAGGAACGGTTATTTCATTCGCGCTCAACCAGCTTCTCTCCTTTCTACTGGTCTTTGGAACGACATCGCTGCTTTTTGCCTCCCTCATTTCTGACATTGCTATTCAGTGCGTCCTGAAGCTGGTTGCAACTTTTCGAGAGACTTTTGCCTTTGTCCACGTAGACGAACTTGAGGTGACCAGGGGGCTTCAGGTTGGCTCGTCGCTATCGATCCTGGCGATCGCCTGTTGCATCCTGTTCAAAATTCTGCCCTCTACCCGAGCTGCCTGGCAAGATACGTGGCTGGGGGCGTTGCTATCCGCCGGTCTGTTGGTTGGCTTACTGCGCTTGGCAGGGGACAGCATCATTTCGATTGGCGGTCACTATCTGTCCTATGGCGTGATTGGAGGCGCGATGATTTTGCTGCTGTGGCTTTATCTAACCTGTCAAATTTTTCTATTCGGTTGCGAATTTTCCTACACCTACGCGCATTTGTTTGGTAGCCGTCGGAACTTATAG
- a CDS encoding DUF1269 domain-containing protein, which yields MATLTVLKFPTSDGAEKAAAKLLNLQQQQLIKVEDMAVVSWESGKKKPRTRQAVPTTQLGALDGAFWGLLFGLIFFMPLLGAAIGALTGALAGSMTDFGIDDDFIKKVREQVTEGTSALFALTSDAVVDRVVDAFKDEKFEIVATNLPSEQESKLREIFEHPSV from the coding sequence ATGGCTACACTGACCGTTCTCAAGTTTCCTACATCGGATGGTGCTGAGAAAGCAGCGGCAAAGCTACTCAATCTACAGCAGCAACAGTTGATTAAAGTTGAAGATATGGCGGTCGTCTCATGGGAATCGGGTAAGAAGAAACCCAGGACGCGTCAGGCGGTTCCAACCACCCAACTCGGTGCCTTAGACGGTGCATTCTGGGGGTTACTGTTCGGTCTTATCTTTTTCATGCCGCTGCTTGGTGCCGCGATCGGTGCGCTTACAGGGGCGTTGGCTGGCTCCATGACGGATTTTGGGATCGACGACGATTTTATCAAGAAAGTGCGGGAACAGGTGACAGAAGGAACATCCGCCCTATTTGCGCTCACCAGCGATGCTGTTGTCGATCGCGTGGTCGATGCCTTCAAAGACGAGAAGTTTGAGATCGTGGCGACGAATTTACCGTCCGAGCAAGAAAGCAAACTACGCGAAATTTTCGAGCACCCATCTGTTTAA